Genomic DNA from Hyperolius riggenbachi isolate aHypRig1 chromosome 10, aHypRig1.pri, whole genome shotgun sequence:
GCTCCCTGCGGGCAGCCACTTTACCAGagtttactgcatcaggcccattatgtGGAGACAGTGGAAATCTGACAAGGGCCACTATTCATTTAttttgtagataaaaaaaaataatctcctGTCCACAGTTTCTTaaaagaaaaccacaaacatgacaTTTGTTGTCTCGTTCACTTGGAAATTTCAAGAAATGCCTATTATGTCATTTCATGGCAGAGCCATTAAAAGCAGAGATGCAATATGGTAACATCAGGCAATTGTTACAGCCACCTATATGTTTAAAGTGGCACTAAAGcgcaaataaacttatgagataatgaattgtatgtgtagtatggttaatttatagaacattagtagcaaagaaaagagccaTATAGCTTTTATGGTAATTACGTATTATACCGTCCAGCACATTTGGGAGCCTCCTGTTAAAAATATATTTACTTTTCTTGCAAGGTTGAACCTTCTTTAGAAAGCTGAACGTCTTGGCTTTCATTTGTACCAAGTCCCAAGTCGGTATGACACACGGTTTCTGAATAAGTGGGTGCTGAAGGAGGGGTGCCCCCTACACTTGGCTGTCACTGTTACTATTAGAAGCCTCCGGATCTCTATATTGGGAGGCTGCCCCTTCTTGCCTGCAGAAACGAATCACAGTGATCCCGGCAGAACCAACTCAGAAACTGTAAGTGTAGTGATAACATCTGTTTCCAGGGGCCTGGGCAGGTAATATACTTGCAGAAACAGGACAGCTTTCTGCACAGCAACCCTACACAGAACAGAGCAGAGCGCAGGAGACAACGGGTGGGATACAGGAGGCGCTGGAGTAAACAAGTCTGAGGACAAGACAGGGGATGATAAACAGGAGCTAGAGTTCATCAATTATTAACCTGACTGGCACTAGGCATTAAAGATACTGGCCGCCCACTAAAGAGACCGAAGGCTTCTAATGGTAACAGCGACAGCCGAATGCAGTGGATAGCTCTCCTTCAAAACCCACTAATTCGGGAACCATGTGACCTGCCGACATGGAACCTGGTGCAAATGAAAGCCAAGACGTTCAGCTTTCTAAAGATGGTTCAATCTTGCAAGAGAAGTAAATATATTTTTACTGCACGGTATAATACTTAAGTACCGCTTTTATTTATAACATGCACCTTACTGTCatagttgcagtttagaatcaaCACTCTGCTTTTTAAGCTGTGTAACTAATGACTCTGATGTAACTAAtgactgcagtaaaaccttatctcaagatgtccctcactgtttcttggcaagGTAGGAGAAGCtctattgcatagataacaactcaagtatTTTAACTCTTCCCGTACTGAAAAAAACAGAAAGGTACTTCACATAATTGCTTAGTAGAGCTAatattatatgtgtatatgtttatctcatcatgtcacatgtctcttcaggttcattttaaatctTTGATTTTACTGATGGTGAAGGGCATATTTACAGTAAAAGCAGTGCTGTAGTAACTCTAGCCTCACCTTGCAGGCATCCACCTTCCAGTTAGGATCTCCAGCACAAAACATATTGTTATTGATCAGTTTCCCATAATAGTCTGCAGACTGGCATACATCCTGAGGGATGATCTGAACCATGGAAGACTTCAGGGTTTCAGAGTATTTAATATTATCTACAGGAAAGAAAAGTCACAAAAGTATGTATAATGTAGACAACTTAACAGAAGCATAGGCACTTAAAAGTGTATTAAATGCTAATCAAAAACTTCCATAGTAGCTGGAGCTCGGTGCTCTGAACATCTGCTCCACTCACCGCAGTTCACTTTGCACATGTACAGTATCAATAAATGGGCTCCTGCTTAAAGTTACAGTGTCATGGGGCTGGACAATAGCGTGAAGGGAGCCCTTGTGGTCACATGTATTTATGAAAGAGGCTCTTCTAGATGAAATCCTCCATTAATGGTATCCTTACACATCAGCCTACTATGCTTAGTGGGAAATCCAGCCAAAGTGGCAATACTGTATAATAATGCAACAGACATAAGATAAAATGCAAACATTCTTACTAACTTACCATAATATTCCTTTCCAAATCCAGCAATCTCACATTGTACTCCGCCTTGTAGTTTAAGGTCAGCTGACGgcaaacagacagtctgtacattatCTGTCATAGAAGCGCACTGTCCAGAATCTGAACGTATCTTCAACAAAGCTAAGAAACAAAAGCAAAAATAATTTGTTTTAATTACTAGTAGCTGAGGCATACAGTGTCCTGTTTATATGCTAAGTAATATATGCTGCATCTTTTATGAAAGTTACTCTGTTGCTGGCACTTAAGCAGAACTCTAGCTAAACCCTCTGTGAGTTATTTTGTTCCGTATGTGTCCCAGGTGGAAGATGACGCCTTGCTGCCTGCTAAAATAACCACTGTCATCTAGACATGCATGAACTCATGCTTGTaaagctctgtacatacactagatGAAACTCAATAACGGCCGCCTCTGCCAAGaatacagcatgtgtacagcaggccCCATCCCTTTTCGGCCCCCTGGCTGATCGTGCCGGCCGAGCGAAGACCAAGAGCATTGTTCATCCCACTTACTCCGCTGGCATCCCTACCACACTGCTCCGCCCCCCACATAGGAACAGAacatgtcgctagcctgcagCCTGCACCCCTGGACAGACTCAGCCCTGCAGTGTCGCCGCAAGAGATTGGGCGCCGATCCATGCTTGCCAACATGCCTCatacgtgtgtatgaggctttagagagAAATTTTCATTATGCCTGCTTTTTCTTGAAATGATTGCACAAATTAAGTAATTCTAAAAACACAGAAATGTCCATAAATACCGTATGCTTATTTGAAGGGGAAACAGACAAAGTGAACATTATCTTTATAACCATTaggcctgaactgagaggaatctCCCCAGTGAGGCAATGTAACTTTCCGCCTTCCAATAAATGTTTGGCTGTAGTTCCACTTTAACAATAAACTAGTGATTTATAacttattaaaaatattttaccTACGTTTTACTTTCTGTGTCAGCATTTATGAAGCTAGATTAATGTCAATAGTTAATCCATTTGTTTTGCCAGTTCTTACCAATATCATTGTCCAATGCACTTGTCTCATCGCTGTAATATTCATGGCGGATTATTTTCTCCACCTGAAACCTCTGTTCTCGGAATTCATTTTCTTCAACAAGGCTAGATCTTCCCAGAATGACAGCATAGTTCTTGGGTTCAAGAAACTcactaaaaagaatacaaaatGGGGACTTCAATATCAAACTCAatgaagttaaagagactccgtaacaaaaattgcatcctgttttttatcatcctacaagttcaaaaagctattctgatgtgttctggcttactgcagcactttatactatcactgtctctgtaataaatcaatgtatctttcccctgtcagacttgtcggcctgtgtctggaaggctgccaagttcttcagtgttgtggttctgctatgaactcccccttccaggcccctctatgcactctgcctgtgtgttatttaggattagagcagcttctctcttatcttttacaagctggataaatcgtcctctgagctggctgggctttcacatactgaagaattacagacaagggcaaagctgtttgcaggaagaaacgagcagcctgaaacttcagtgcatgagaacagggggaaagaaacacacaaatgatctcttgagattcaaaaggaaggctgtatacagcctgcttgtgtatggatgtattttctatgtttggacatgctgtacatcatcaacctacttcctgttttggtggccattttgtttgtttataaacaaactttttaaaactgtttttaaccacttttaatgtggcgaggagcggcgaaattgtgtcagagggtaataggagatgtcccctaacgcactggtatgtttacttttgtgcgattttaacaatacagattctctaagtcttaaagggaatctgaagtgaaaataaacttatgatataatgatttgtatgtgtagtacagctaaatagaacattagtagcacagatatgagtctcatatcgtttccagtacaggaagagttaagaaacttcagttgttatctatgcaaaacagctacTCTGAGCtctcgacccaacttgggtcgggtACAGTGTTGTTTTCTGaaccacttatctcaacctgactctcactgttttttttgtttaaggttttactgccaggaagttcaaatggtCAGCTCTtcagtttcatcatttaaaatatagAGTTAGATTTGTAAAGATTAGAGAATGATgctatgttataaaaaaaaaaaaaaaactattactgaaataaaaatacgagacttttctttgctactaatgttctatgaattatctgtactactcatacaattaATTACATCATAAGTTCTTTTTGagacagtgtcactttaagtaatATGAGTAATGTACTAGGACATTATACCTGACATGTACAAACAGGATTCACACAGTCAAATAATGCAAAGAGCTACTGTAAATGCTTGGAAACTAAATAGATTTAAGGTTTATTGTAGCTGGGTAGCACAGTgccattatagcttgtatagttgccTGGGCTTGGCTCTAGAGCTTGATTCCCATCAGTTATTATTTGCATGATTTTCATGAACTATTAGATCTTTGAGTTCAGTTTGATGTAAATTTACCATGAGTTTGACAACAGGTAATTTATAGGTCGGCTGCTTATCTGATTCAGTTGATCAGTTTGGGTTAGTGTACATGGTGATTGTTGCATTATCGCAAATATTGGAAatgtgccttaaagggaaggttcagggtggctgttaaaaaaataaaaatgcccatccacttacctggggcttcctccagcccgtggcagccaggacgtgccctcggcgccgctccgcaggctcccggtcccctccggtggccgacccgacctggccaggccggctgccaggtcgagctcttctgcgtttcaaaatgtgcctcacgggggcgcgctgatgtcatcggacgtcctccgggctgtactgcgcaggcgcagtagttctgcgcctgcgcagtacagcctggaggacgtccgatgacgtcagcgcacccccgtgaggcgcattttgaaacgcagaagagcccgacctggcagccggcctggctaggtcgggtcggccaccagaggggaccgggagcctgcggagcggcaccgagggcacgtcctggctgccacgggctggaggaagccccaggtaagtggatgggcatttttatttttttagcagccaccctgaaccttccctttaaacacagtTTTACTCCTGCCCAGCCTACAACGAGACTGTGAAGCCATGGAACTATTTAACTTATATAAATGTGCAAGTGCACATTGAAGTGGATCTTAGGTTGAAGTAATTAGTGTCACATACTTCACATATGCAGTCTGCTGTGTTGGTCTTGTGGGATTCAGGTTTGCAATCACACCCGGTCCAAATTTAAACATAGTTATTGACCTGTGGATTGGACTTTAACTTGGTATATGCATCATTTGTACGGCGTTCTGTATTAAGGACATTTAGCAGGCCATGTTTGAAGCATAGGGACAGTTTACGGTATGCCAGTGAGGATGACCATGCATAAGTGTGTGTTCTATAGTTGACTGTGTGGGTTATTATGCACAGTGGTGCTCAGATCAGCTTATTGGTTTTAATGGGAGTACAGTTATACTGGTTtgttacaattttgattgtaataAAATGTGCAAGTGAATTTGAGACATTTGCGTTGTGAACTATTTGTATTGTAAATATATTGCTACAAATTGTCCTCCGTAATGAGGTAAAACAGCAAGAGTGAGTGGAGCGCTCTCTCCAAacattgcaaagaaaaatgtactATCTCAGATGACATTACTGGAGCTGTGGGAAAGCATGTAGGGCAATCGCTTACCTGTCAGGAAAACAATGGGCTGCGGTGACTGCCCAGCAGGGATGAATCAGACTTGCTCCACACTGAAAGAACTGCTGGTTTCTGTCTCTCCGGTTTTTTTGGTAAAGCATGGCAAGCCACGGCTGCGATTCAATTGGGCTACTCAAACCACCAACGATTTTATACAGCTTGTTCTGGCGACGACCACAAGAAGGTtctgtttttaaaaaaagaaactaaGGTCACTGATTTATTTACAAGATAATAGGTAACTGAATTATTTAATTAGTGGGATATTCAACATTAGGTCTATAATGTCACATTTAGCCACTTCAAGACTGCTGGAAACAGGAAAAGGTTCAGTACATTAGGAAATGTAGGCTAATAAAATGAAACATCACTAACAGCAAAAGCTGAAATCTTGTGACCAACCTTTAGTTCCTTCTGTTGTGTCTTCTGTAACTTCTTCCCGGGTGTCATCTCTGGTGTCATCTATAGTTTCTTCTGGTTCACATTTGGGAAGCTGGCAAAACATAGTGGAAACACCCTTTGGTCCCTTGTAGTAACACCACGGCCTCATCCCATTCCCTgggtttctgtaaaaaaaaaaatatatatatatatatataagggatACATAATAATGACATTAGGGATGGTGAAAACCATAGCATTTCACATATATGTAAAATGGGcagtgggaaatttgggcgcagagtgagggctcttgcacactacatatgattccgatttgcgattttgacgccattttacatgcaattccgatttgttgcgtgtttttgtgcattttacTTCTTGTTTTGATAGCATCTAGGGAAAAtttggaattgcaaatcggagttGCAAATCGGAttggcagtgtgcagggggcctcaaGCCGAAAAACGGTTCACCCTAGTGTGGCAAACTTCCCGGCGGCATTAATTTCTATTTCCTCTCCAAGGTGCTAATATTACTATTTACTTTAGGGGATTAAATTACTATTTAGTGGATTAAATTAAATTACTATTTATTTTAGgggaattactattccccctccagtggTGATAAGCTGCAATTCGTCTTCCAGCTATTGCTTGAGACCAAATTGTGCTGTTTTAATCGTAATTTGGGTTCTGTCTtttgccagcacccaaattactcactgagcaacgctatagccataattcacattacagcttactttttttttcttgcttataATGTACTTGAAAGAATGCTGAAATCAGCATTACCACTACTGAAAACACTAGGTACAATCGAGGAACTTAAAATGAACTTTCAAATCTTCTTTTATCCACATTCCCTGCTGAACTTAAAATGGCAAAGAAGGGAAGCTTCTgttagctttaaagtgtaccagagatcttaTAAtacaaagaatcaatacttacctgggacttcctccagccccataaacacgtgtgagtccatCGCCATCCTCCCATTGTCTGCCGTTATTACAGTTATCCcatccgcacatgcacagaagacccaggcTGGACCCAACTGGAGCAATTACCGGGGCTGaacgtggctgaacggcagaccacgggaggacggcgtgggacttgtgACActcgtttatggggcgggaggaagccccaggtaagtatcgattgctTGTAATGTaagatctctggtttcctttagagATTACATAATTCCCCTTTAACTAAAAAGCAAATAATCTGTCTCCCTAATTATCTCCAGACTCATTCAAGTAGGTGAGACAGCCATCTGGCTGCAGAGAGTGTTTACCGCTTGTGCAGGCTGTAACTTGTGAAAGACAAAAAAGTATATAATAGTAAATATAGTAAATATCATTCCTATTGAGTGCCCATTCCAGTGGCACTTCATGTAGTTTCCCTTAGAGCTACATGGATGGAAGTACATTATTAACTGATATAGGCGTATCAAGCATATAAATGTGTAATTAACTACAGTTCTGATTTGCCCAAAGTCATTTGTGTGACATCTATTTAAAAGGCTGTTTATGGCATATTTACCTGCAGTAGTTGTGCTTCCCCAGGCCGAGCTGTAATGCGTTCTTCATCTTGGCATTGAAGTATTGATCTTTTATGCGTGGAGAGTCCCAGTGCAAGCACTCATAGTTGTGGGTGGTTGTTGATGCAGTACCCCTGTAATCCTTTCCTGTGTCTTTGTAACAATTAGATTTCAAGTCTGTAAAAGAGTCATTGCAAAAAAATACTCATAAAAATGAATTTTTGTGAAGAATGGAGCAAGTGAAAGATAAATTCATATAAAAGTGTGCAGAATTTCACTGTTATAAAGCAGTACCTATTTCACAGTGCTGTCCTGTATAGTATATGGGGCACACACATCGGTGCGGTCTGCTGCTGAGTCTGTAATAACTGCATGTTCCTCCATGTAAGCAGACACATTCTGTGGAGAAAAGATAATAACTGTGAATCAGAAATACATTTGCACTATAAATATAATACAAAAATACACTTTCATTGCTGCTGCTTTTTTCCCTCTCTGAAAACAAGTGTACATTTGCTTGAGTAGCAATAATTTGATCTGATCAACAAGGCCACAATGCAGATCATCATTGTTTTAAAAAGGTATATATAATTTGTTAGTATTTAATTTCAAATTGTTTGaaatctggtaaaaaaaaaagtcatatgtGGCTGCTTGGTAATAAGCTTAAACTTGTGATAAGTTGGATCAAGTGCGGAAAAATAACCCTCGAGACCACAGTGGGGTTTAGGGGCTATGGGGCCTGCTCCTTCTCCCTTCCTCTTTCCAGAATGAGTGCAGTGGAGTTCTGCAAAAATATTCACCTGCTCCCGTGGCATCGGGTCTACTCTTCCTTCCTTCAGCCACGCGATCTATGCTGCTCTcatctggctcctgatcacatgtcatGCATGGGGGGCGGGCATGCAACACAGCAAATAAGAATAGACCCGATACAACGGGAGCAGGTTAATATTTTTATACAGCTCCGCTGTGCTTCCTCTGCaagggggaagggaggaggagcaggTCCTCATTGCCCCCATGGAGGGGTGCTGCAGGGTGCCCTATGATTATTGTGTTTGCTGGGGGTATCGTTACAATGCGCATGATTAGGATATATAAAGGAAGGAAAAGTATAAAGGTTTTTGGTGAATCCCTAAATCCTAAATAACAATTGTATTTCATTGAAAGCACATATAATTCCTACCTTCATCGCCTTTTGGTTTTCTGAGAGGCTtctgaaaaagaaagaaatagcctgatttattaaaatactttttttttccattacataCAGTATGTGCTGTTTATAAAAGCCATTATTTATCGCGGTTCCCATCCCCCAGTGTTTGTATATTTATTAACTGTACTGCTAACTGTATAATACTTCTAAATGTTTCACTATGCCTTTAAATATCAGAAAATATCTATAGACAGGAGAAGACAAATGCATGATCCTATCATTTCTGTTGAACCCATGGGTACAGTAGATTATTATCACTCCCAGCTTTTACGGGTAAATATTGGTCAGGCAGGTTAGAGAATCTCTCCCAAT
This window encodes:
- the PLAU gene encoding urokinase-type plasminogen activator; amino-acid sequence: MKFILALAFAAVLIAALESKPLRKPKGDEECVCLHGGTCSYYRLSSRPHRCVCPIYYTGQHCEIDLKSNCYKDTGKDYRGTASTTTHNYECLHWDSPRIKDQYFNAKMKNALQLGLGKHNYCRNPGNGMRPWCYYKGPKGVSTMFCQLPKCEPEETIDDTRDDTREEVTEDTTEGTKEPSCGRRQNKLYKIVGGLSSPIESQPWLAMLYQKNRRDRNQQFFQCGASLIHPCWAVTAAHCFPDSEFLEPKNYAVILGRSSLVEENEFREQRFQVEKIIRHEYYSDETSALDNDIALLKIRSDSGQCASMTDNVQTVCLPSADLKLQGGVQCEIAGFGKEYYDNIKYSETLKSSMVQIIPQDVCQSADYYGKLINNNMFCAGDPNWKVDACKGDSGGPLICRHNGQMMLYGVISWGDGCAKKNKPGVYTRVTNYLSWIEKNMADVDNVRSNIPNRLNKAKV